In Sebastes fasciatus isolate fSebFas1 chromosome 8, fSebFas1.pri, whole genome shotgun sequence, the DNA window GTCCAACTTCTTTAAAGTATGTGCATTTATACACTAGATACTTGGTATTGAGTgtataaatacaaaaattactGCATCAATGCGGCGTGGCATGGAGGCGGTCAGCCTGTGGCACTGCTGAGGTGTTATTGAAGCCCAGGTTGCTTTGATAGCGGCCTTCAGCTCATCTGTATTGTTGGGTTGGATGTTTCTCATATTCCTCTTGACAATACCTCATAGATTCTCTATGGGCTTCAGGTCAGGCGAGTTGGCCGGCCAATCAAGCAGAGTAATATCATAGTCAGCAAACCAGTTGGCAGTAGTTTTGGCACCATGGGCAGGTGCTAAGTCCTGCTGGAATAGGAAATATGCATCTCCATAAAGCTTGTCAGCAGACGGAAGAATGAAGTGGTCTAAAAATGTCCTGGTAGACGTCTGCGTTGACTTTGGACTTGATAAAACACAGTGGACCAACACCAGCAGATGACATGGCACCCCAAATCATCACCCCAAAACGTCACACTGGACTTCAAGCTATTTGGATTCTGTGCTTTTCTACTCTTCCTCCAGACTCTGGGACCTTGATTTccaaatgaaatgcaaaattTACTTTCATCTGAAAAGAGGACTTTGGACCACTGAGTAATGGTCCAGTTCTTCTTCTCCTTAGCCCAGGTTAGATGCTTCTGACGTTATTTCTGGTTCAGGAGTGGCTTGATACTAGGAATGCGACAGCTGTGTCCATTTCCTGAAAACATCTGTGAGTGCTGGCTCATGATGCACTGACTCCAGCATCAGTCCAGTCCTTGTGAAGCTCTCCCAAGTTCTTGAATCGGCTTTGCTTGACAATCTTCTCAAAGCTGCGGTCAACCCTGTTGCTTGTGCACCTTTTCCTACCACACTTTTCCCTTCCAGGCAACTTTCTGTGAGCATGCTTCGATACAGCACTCTGCGAACAGCCAGCCCTTTCAGCGATGACCTTCTGTGACTGACCCTCCTTGTGGAGGGTGTCGATGATCGTCTTCTGGACAACTGTCAAGTCAGCAGCCTTCCTCATGATTGTGGTCGCGTGTACTAAACTAGACCGAGAGATATATGGTATTTATTCTGTATGAATAGCAATTTACTGAAACTCAaaatgaaatattcaaatattttgagatacctttttcttccttttttgagCTTTAGGCTGTAATTAtcgaaattaaaatgaaaaaatgcttgaAACATTTTAGTTTATGTGCAATGagtctataatatattacattttcactttcttaAATAACTGATGAAGAATATTGAACTTTTTCGTGATATTCAAATTGTTTGAGCTGCACCTGTATATCATAATTTTGATTGGTATATCCCTGCATTATATTTAGCATTATTTTCCACCTGGTATTGATGACTAACTGCTGTCACTTCTGACATTTGAAGCTTGGTATGGGACCTCTCTCATTCCCAGTATGTGGTACATCGTATTCTCATGCAGTCTCAACTTTTGCAGCTGTGCCGAAGTTGACATTGTAGTTTCCCAGGACAGGACacactgctgttgctgctgctgctcggctCTACACACTCTGCTGCTCCAGATTCACAGCTTTAAAAAGGTGACAAGCTTCAGATACTGAGGTAATGTTTGCATAAAAGTGAAGTTAACTGGGAGAACTTGTTGTTTTATCCGCTGGTGTTAGCTGTTGGCCAtctagctaactgttagctgctaacttTCTGAAAAGACGAGCACACTTTGCACAAATCAACTCGTGACTGAACGTGACTGCACGCGACTGCACGCTGTGTGTCACGGTGTTTTCTTATAGACAGACGTACCACTCCGTTGGTGTTTTGCAATAACAGAAAATAACAGTACACGCACTTAAATCCCTTATCTTCTACTACTCTATTAAAACGACAGAGTGGTGGTCTTTTTCTAGCAAACATCTTTGGCTGAACACAGACTGCTTATAAGGCACGTTTACCAGACTTGcaaccagggaatgaaattagcacctgcaacctgccaaataacaggtaaatgttggctgtggcaggtaaacaTTTCAGgtcagacaggttttccttatattaagaattttttttttaaaagaaattcctaaattacaaaatagtcagggattaaggttacatgatccatatttctactgtctgttaccactgactcagtgtctACTAGGAGTGGaagaaaatatctaaaatattgattattgcaATACATTGCAAACTAATTAACAGTTtatatgcaaagattaactcagtcaatacttcattttatttgcaaagatagGCATCCTCTGTGATAAATTTAAATGCAGATCCTACTATtatgattgcataaaaaagtttttatatatatatatatatatatattttattttttttaattaacctaaAGTGTTGTatatagatttcagaagtggcagacaaaaaaatgtgtggcTAGTAGAACATGTTCAAtgacctgccacagtgacacgtttggaaaaaatgtaattttagacCCTGATTACAACTGATACTGTACTTTATTTGTCCCTTTGCGgggaattttttgtttttgtttgtttatttgtttggcacaatttaagactatacaacataacaaaaataaataaattaataaatgataaatgaataatatacagtgcaggaagaggcaaaaaaaaacactgggtttatctgaagcctccacctagagacaagattaatataaagaaataatatgacttcAATATGATTCATACCATCATACttctaattttttattttattattaataatattaattggCTACTAAACTAAATAATGCATAAAAGCAAAAAGATCTGAATGTGCTACAGTTTACAGAGAAAATATCCAAAACAAACCTAAGACTGCAAGACTGTAGATCATtggaaagtttaaaaaaaaaaaaacagaccccCTTTAAATAATAGCAACTTCAAGCTTCTACAAAGAGATTTCACTAATATTTTTCAAGTTAGTGACATTTTCAAAGTGCCTACCAATGCTTGTTGATGTTATTATTTATTCGGCCAATTAGCTTTTAATAAAAGTCACAACGTTTATATGTTACTGACAATAATATAACAGAGAAAACGCTTAAAAGCTTACCCTGACATCTGCAGACTCCGAGCTGCTGCAGGTCCGATGCTGATGTCTGCAGAGGACAGGTGCCACTCTCATTGAGTTTAAGGGAAATCTGGTCAAACCCGAAACCAAACATACTCCAATTCGGGAAAACATCTCATAAATACACTGAACCTGACTACCACAGCGGTGAACTACAGCTACACAGATAGTTTAGTGAGCCACATCCATGCTGTACATGACATCACCGGTGCAGCAAACATTAGATAACGTTGGACGCCAGCCAACTATACACGTGTTACACAAGCGGTTGAGTAACACAAGCAAAGGTTACCCGCTGACGGTGGTCAGAACACCTCGTTATCTCGACAGTCGCGTCTTCACATTGGCATAATTTAGTCAGAGAAAGTTAAATTCATTCATCCTCCTGCAGCTAACCGGAAGCCTGACTGAAGGGGGCGTGGTTATTGTGTAACTCTGCTatgagaggtctcactctgctgCTTTTTAACAAGACAAATGTTACTGGAACAAAGGTGAACTCACACCCCAGTTTCTCATAGGGGGGGATATTTTATTGGGCTTTTGCAGATAGATGAGATAAATGAGCATCTTTTAAGTGTATTAGTTTCATTTAACTTGTCCTCGTTAACTAAATacacattaaagcttcagtaggcagcaatggcggctggtggatttttttctaggtagggctgtgccacatccaatcaatttcagcaaacatcccggtatgatttcaaaaacacattactacttttcagttaaataaccaacaattattttattctaatagGAGCATtaaagaatgcttagaaaaacacaacagtataacatgtactcagtggtggaaagtaaataTTTCCacattgtaataaaaaaaatagaataaagagcaaaaataacgacactgcaataaaaaaagtttttattgCAAGTTAAAATAAAATTGTGAATAAACATATACTAATgcaaatccaaaagttttgtttacAAATCCACAAGTTTTGTTTTCAAACAAAAGAAATCTGCATGTATCAGTTCAAACATAACATGCTTCCCATTACTAAGATGTAAGTTATGggcaattaattaaataaacacattcattttctgtcttctCCATTCCTACTCTGTCTTCTACATGGACTTCAATACTCCCTCTCTCGTTTACTAACAGTGGATGTTGCCAAGCTATCACTCCGATCTAGACTGGCCAATAGAGATGAGTCTTACGTCTTTCAGCGTAGGTCCCGCCCATGAGATTCAGCTCAACGCAAGCAAAACTTTTGGATTCGCAACCAAAACTTTAAGATTCACAGACAAAACTTTTAGACTCGCAAACAAAACTTTTAGATTCGTAAACTAAACTGTCGGATTTGCAAGCAAAACTTTTGGATTccctaaaaaaaattgtggattCGCAACCAAAACATTGAGATTTGCAACCAAAACTTTTAGATTCGCAAACAAAACTTTAGGATTCGCAACCAAAGCTTTTGGATTCCCAACTAAAACATTTGGATTCCCgaacaaaacttttggattcACAACCAAAACTTTTAGATTCGTTAACAGAACTTTTAGAtttgcaaacaaaacttttggattcCCAACCAAAACTTTTAGATTCGTTAACAAAACTTTTAGATTTGCAAACAAAACTTTAGGATTCCCAACCAAAACTTTTGGATTCttaaacaaaacttttggattcAAACAAAACTTGTGGATACACAAAATTGATTTTActtgaaataaaacatgttttgattGCATGTCGACAGTTTTGTTCTTAAACCTATTCTGTTTGCTTGCACAATAAAGGCACAAAAATAACTCCATACTTTGAATAATTCTTTCTGAATAGCTGAAACACAATACTGGGGTTTTCTGGTTATATTCTAAGCTAAATGTGTATCTACTGTAATGTCTAATTAAATTTGAGCACCTCCTCGTTTTAATTAAGATAAAAGACGGCAAAGACAGCTTTTCTTTATTCAACAACCACAAGTCCCGCAAGGCTTTGACGGCACATCTATTGCTGTGATTCCAGGAACTCATTTTAGTGTTGAGCGCTAACAAAATAAATTTCATCTCCAGGAGGGGTGTTGCTTTTTCTGTATATGGTCACACCTATTTGTCATGCAAGCACACGTGATGGGATCAAAAGCCTTAAAGCGGGGTCTTTCTATTCTGAGCTATGCTTCTGAGGCAGACACAGCTTGGTACAACAACAGGGTTCATAGCCTGACTGTTCCAAGGATTGTGCAGAGGTGAGCTCTTGTGATATGTAGAATGTATGTTTTACGGTCTGCATCGTGTGAGCATTGCCACAGCTTTGAAAATGCAAAGATGTTTTTACTTTGTTCACTTCTTTTACCTGTTCCCACTATCCAGCCGGCGGATCGATCATGCCCCCTCCAGCAGCTGCCAAACTGGGCTACACACCTCCCGATGGAGGCTGGGGCTGGGCTGTCGTCTTTGGCGCTTTCCTCTCCATAGGATTCTCCTATGCCTTTCCCAAGTCCCTAACCATCTACTTTAAGgagattcaggaatatttttcaGTTTCCTACAGTGAGATTGCCTGGCTGTCCTCAGTCATGCTCGCTTCTATGTATGCAGGAGGTCAGTGGCAATCATACCTTTTCAAAAATTTGACAAAAAGCATTTAGAAAAATGTTTCTGATGTTTCCCATTAACATTTTTGAATGAGCAAAGTTATTCTATCATACATGTTTTGTCCTTTATTTAACTAATACAGATATAGCCTCAGTGCTGTAAACCTTAAGGGAATGATTGTACCAAGAAAATTAGATATTTCTCTCCTCTGTACAGGACCTGTGAGCAGCGTACTTGTCAACCGCTACGGCAGCAGACCTGTGGTTATGGTCGGCGGGGTTATGGTTAGCGCTGGCATGGTGCTTGCTTCTTTTGGCAGGACTATCATGCATCTTTATCTTTGCGTTGGAGTAATTGGaggtacatttttatatttttcattatcaatCATAATAGATAAGATAGAGTTCATTTGGATTTTGAGGACTTTTACTAGTAAGGTTGCTGGTGTTTCTTGTAATGTTTGCTTTATGTTGTGACCGGCTGACTCAGGAGGATGCAGGTGTGTTTTGATCCTCAGAGTCAGTCCACTAGACACGTTTGCGCCCCTGTGGGGGGTTAACTTGGGCCATTGTGTGCAATCAGTAAATATTTTCTCAAATCACAATGAAATAATTACGCCCTGTTAAAACAATGCTATCAGAACAATACACAGGCTTAGGTTGgaccttgtttttgtttttgtaaatgcCTCACTTACTTAGAAGCATTTAGAAAATCCCCACATGCCTGAATGTACGCCAGACCACATGATCACGCTAATACCAGCGAGAAAACAAACCTCTCAGGCTTTTAATCACGTGGAGATACTCTACCTACTGTGGCACAGAAAACAACTGTACATGAGTGAATTGCTGGATTTTATCTAGAAATGAAAAGGTATTCGACCACTATGGACATAGTaattaaggctgcaactaacttaTTTTCATTAGTGATTAATATGCAGATATCTTTATCGAttcatcaattaatcattgaccaacagtccaaaaccaaactTTTTCAAAAGTTATTTAAcactctgagacccacaatagacccgtttttgtcttttttagggggggtacagggggtctttagggggagatagcaggtcagcagtagatgtcaaatagaagtggtgtacatcatctgaaacctgaagattaatttgagatgcagcactgtgtgtcaagttttcCTAGTAATAAATCAGAagtaaacataaattaattaattatttatatgtTATAAATTCATTCTAAAAGTGTATaaaggtttagaacattatgatagaagtactCTATTGTGTATCATAAGTTGTTGTAGCAATTTTTggattgataccatttgttacacagatttggtgctaaatttaacaattttttaccactcgagaattgataaaaattatcaataatccctccaaagtACCACATtaggacaccaagaccttgaggaacaccatagaaaaagtaaTGAATAAGAAGAacgccatccatcctctgaatgccctatgtctctagtttgtggctgtaaagtttcttgaggctgtgattatcctagaggtcaccacaggtcatgttatacatccatcttcaaccgcttatccgggatcgggtcgcgggggcaacagctccagcaggggaccccaaacttccctttcccgggccacattaaccagctctgactgggggatcccgaggcgttcccaggccagagtagagatataatctctccacctagtcctgggtcttccccgtggtctcctcccagctggtcgtgcctggaacacctcccaagggaggcgcccaggaggcatccgtgctagatgcccgaaccacctcaactggctcctttcgacgcaaaggagcaaggactctactccgagttcctcacggatgactgagcttcttaccctatctctaaggttgacgccagccaccctcctgaggaaacccatttcggccgcttgcacccgcgacctcgttttttcggtcatgacccaacactcatgaccataggtgagagtaggaacgaagattgaacggtagatcgagagctttgccttccggctcagctctcttttcgtcacaacggtgcggtaaagcgaatgcaataccgcccatgctgctccgattctccgaccaatctcacgttccatcgtcccctcactcgcgaacaagaccccgagatacttaaactccttcacttggggtaaggactcattccctacccggagtaggcaatccaccggtttcctgctgagaaccatggcctcagatttagaggtgctgattctcatcccgactgcgtcacactcggctgcgaaccgatccagtgagtgctggaggtcgcagaccgatgatgccaacaggaccacatcatctgcaaaaagcagcgatgagatcctcagcacaccgatctgcaaaccctcctccacccgactacgcctcgatatcctgtccatgaatatcacgaacaggattggtgacaaagcgcagccctggcggaggccaacccccaccggaaacgagtccgacttactgccgaggatccgaacacagctctcgctttgggcgtacagggattggatggccctgagaagtgcccccctcaccccatactcccgcagcaccccccacagtatttcccgggggacccggtcatatgccttctcaaAGTCCACAaagcacatgtagactggatgggcatactcccaggccccctccaggatccttgcgagagtgaagagctggtccgttgttccacggccaggacggaatccgcattgttcctcttcgatccgaggttcgactatcggccgaaccctcctttccagcaccttggagtagactttaccagggaggctgagcagtgtgatacccctgtaattggcacacactctctggtccccctttttgaaaaggggaaccaccaccccggtctgccactccttaggcactgtcaccgacttccacgcggtgttgaagagacgtgtcatccaagacagcccctccccacccagagccttcagcatttcagggcggatctcatcaacccccggggctttgccactgtggagttgtttgactacctcagtgacttccaccagggtaattgatgatggtcccccatcagcttccagctctgcctctaccatagagggcgtattggtcggattcagaagttcctcaaagtgctccttccaccgcccgattacctcctcagttgaggtcaacagtgtcccatccttactgtacacagcttggatggttccccgtttccccctcctaaggtgccggatggttttccagaagcactttggtgccgaccgaaagtccttctccatggctgctccgaactcctcccacacccgctgctttgcctccgtcacggcagtggctgctgctcttcgggcccgtcggtaccctgcaactgcctccggagacctccgagataacatatcccggaaggcctccttcttcagtcggacggcttccctgaccaccggtgtccaccacggtgttcgagggttgccgccccttgaggcacctaagaccttaaaaccacagctcaccgccgcagcttcagcaatagaagctttgaacatcgtccactcgggttcaatgcccccaacctccacagggatgccagaaaagctccgccggaggtgtgagttgaagatctctcggacaggggcctcctccagacgttcccagttcaccctcactacacgtttgggcttaccaggtctgtccagagtcttcccccaccctctgacccaactcaccaccagatggtgatcagttgacagctccgcccctctcttcacccgagtgtccaaaacatgcggcctcagatcagatgatacgattacaaaatcgatcatcgaccttcggcctagggtgctctggtaccacgtacacttatgagcatccttatgttcgaacatggtgttcgttatggacaatccatgactagcacagaagtccaacaacaaacgaccactcgggtttagatcagggaggccgttcctcccaatcacgccactccaggtgtctccatcgttgcccacgtgcgcgttgaagtctcccaggagtcccctactggagccccatacaggactccattcagggtctccaagaaggccgaatactccgaactgctgtttggtgcatacgcacaaacaacagtcagagttttcccccccataacccaaaggcgtagggaggcgaccctctcgtccaccggggtaaactccaacgtagcggcactcagccggggatttgtgagtatccccacacccgcccggcgcctcacaccatgggcaactccagagaagaatagggtccaacccctatccaagagtacggttccagaaccgaggctgtgcgtagaggtaagccctaccagatccaactgatagcgctccacctcccgcacaagctccggctccttcccccacagagaggtgacgttccacgtccccagagccagcctctgccgcccgggtccggtccgtcgaggtccctggccttcactgccacccgtgtggcagcgcacccgacccaagcggtttttcccgcaggtggtgagcccacaggatggagaggaggggggtgccacgttcctttttcggggtatccccggccgggctccgtggcaagcccggccaccagacgctcgttgacgggccctccgtctgggcctggctccagacgtgggccccgggcttcctccgggccgggtaactcctcctctgcctcgtgtcgtcattgggttttttgtgaaccattcttagtccggcccctcacctaagaccaatttgccatgggagaccctaccaggagcacgaggctccagacaacacagccctcagggtcatagggacacacaaacctctccaccacgttaaggtgatggttcccggtCATGTTATACAACGatgtcaaattttaaaaaatggcctCACTATATGacatggctactatggggactaacatcatcacacatgaatactattgggctcattggatccacaagagtctcagcattacagtgatacccaatttatgtaattccaagactgtttagggaccccagtatgcagaaatataaaaatacacaatttttagaataggtgaaaataacacatttatactgcatgaaaaaaaaactgcatgttttttgcccaaaactgcatgtgattatcataaagtgggcatgtctgtaaagggaagactcatgggtacccatagaacccattttcagtcacatatcttaaggtcagagctcaagggacccctttgaaaatggccatgccagtctttcctcgccaaaagtttgcccaactttggagcattatttagccttcttcgtgacatgctagtatgacatggatggtaccaatggattacttggttttttttctagtttcatatggcaTATgcaccttcactctagctctaaaacaaACTGCTACTGCTCTCAGAGTGTCAAACTAATAATCCACTATCAAAATATTTACCGTCCGATGCATTTTGTCGATCAACTGGTCAACTAATTGACTAATCGTCTCAgctctaatactaataatagaAATTGTTGGAAATGAATCAGGAAGAAATGTGTAGTTTTGTATCAGACGAGCCTTGGACTAATTCATAATCTAATTGCTATTCATATTAACGCTCTAcagtgcatacagtatattgattttttagtACATTTTTGAAACCTTTACACAGCTAttgcaaatattattaaataataatattgaattaTTATAGCGGCTAAAAATGCCATTATCTAATCCCCTCAAGGTGGACGTGATGGTTTTATGGTGTAGTTTTATGATGCAATTAAAATCTGAATTCCTCTCTGGACAATGTGTGACGCTGAATGTTAACATTTTGAtaaagctgctgctgatgaagAAGACTTTTGTTAGATATCCACatgcctctctgtctgtctttaaattttctttttttttttaaatgagacaTCAGCATCACAAGTTTTACTGTATATCGTATTATATGATcacatattgtattatttatggTATGTTAATGAACCATTTCATTATTTCAACAGGTTTTGGCCTCGCCTTCAACCTACAGCCGGCCCTGACGATCATAGGTACCTACTTCCAGGTCAAAAGGCCAATGGCGAACGGGCTCGCCATGACAGGAAGTCCAGTTCTCCTGTTCACACTGGCTCCTCTCAATCAGTTTCTCTTTGATTCTTTTGGCTGGAGAGGGAGCTTCCTCATCCTGGGAGGCATTGTTTTGAACTGCTGTGTAGCTGGCGCTTTGATGAGACCAGTCAATAAAAATGCCCAACCCAAACTAAAGGCTGAACCACCGGAGTGTAACAGGGCAGCCACCGAGGAAGCTGCTACTTCAGACGCCAATGCACAGTCAGCTAACCTTCTGACTGAAGAAAAGCAAAACGAGAGCAGGAGTCAGGGCTGCTTGCACACATTCATAGATCTCTCACTTTTCAAACACCGGGGCTTCCTCATTTATCTCATTGGtaatgtgttcatgttttttggGTTTTTCGCGCCTGTGGTCTTTCTGGCTCCGTACGCCAAACATCAAGGGATTGATGAATATTCAGCAGCTTTCTTGCTTTCTATTTTTGCTCTGGTGGACATGATTGTCAGACCAGCAACTGGCCTCATTGGCAACACCAAGTGGATTCGGCCACGGATCCAATactttttcagtttttcagttgCATACAATGGCGTGTGCCACCTTTTATGCCCACTGTTACCTGGATATTGGGGTCTGGTTACTTATGCAATCATCTTTGGTGTGGCGTTTGGGATGGTTTGCTCACTGCTTTTTGAAGTTCTGATGGACCTTGTTGGAGCTCAGCGCTTCTCCAGTGCAGTCGGACTCGTCACCATCGTCGAATGTGGACCGGTGCTTCTTGGACCTCCAATGTCAGGTTTGTGAACTTTGGAGACAAAGatattttatttcagattataaatgcataaacaacattttttataaaatgacaACCAATGAAGTGTGTGTCTTCTCTTTCAGGACTTCTAGTTGATATTTTAGGGGACTACAAATACATGTACTACGCGTGCGGAGTGTTCATGCTGGTGCCTGGCATATATTTCTTCTTCATGCATTACTACAACTACAAGAAACTGGACGAGGAGCGGAGGCAGGGTGTGGCTGCGGAGATGAGGACTTGTGAAGAGGCAGTCCAACTCAAAACGAGCCAAGATGGTAAAACAGCACA includes these proteins:
- the LOC141772551 gene encoding monocarboxylate transporter 2-like isoform X1, whose product is MPPPAAAKLGYTPPDGGWGWAVVFGAFLSIGFSYAFPKSLTIYFKEIQEYFSVSYSEIAWLSSVMLASMYAGGPVSSVLVNRYGSRPVVMVGGVMVSAGMVLASFGRTIMHLYLCVGVIGGFGLAFNLQPALTIIGTYFQVKRPMANGLAMTGSPVLLFTLAPLNQFLFDSFGWRGSFLILGGIVLNCCVAGALMRPVNKNAQPKLKAEPPECNRAATEEAATSDANAQSANLLTEEKQNESRSQGCLHTFIDLSLFKHRGFLIYLIGNVFMFFGFFAPVVFLAPYAKHQGIDEYSAAFLLSIFALVDMIVRPATGLIGNTKWIRPRIQYFFSFSVAYNGVCHLLCPLLPGYWGLVTYAIIFGVAFGMVCSLLFEVLMDLVGAQRFSSAVGLVTIVECGPVLLGPPMSGLLVDILGDYKYMYYACGVFMLVPGIYFFFMHYYNYKKLDEERRQGVAAEMRTCEEAVQLKTSQDGKTAHETDG
- the LOC141772551 gene encoding monocarboxylate transporter 2-like isoform X2; translated protein: MPPPAAAKLGYTPPDGGWGWAVVFGAFLSIGFSYAFPKSLTIYFKEIQEYFSVSYSEIAWLSSVMLASMYAGGPVSSVLVNRYGSRPVVMVGGVMVSAGMVLASFGRTIMHLYLCVGVIGGFGLAFNLQPALTIIGTYFQVKRPMANGLAMTGSPVLLFTLAPLNQFLFDSFGWRGSFLILGGIVLNCCVAGALMRPVNKNAQPKLKAEPPECNRAATEEAATSDANAQSANLLTEEKQNESRSQGCLHTFIDLSLFKHRGFLIYLIGNVFMFFGFFAPVVFLAPYAKHQGIDEYSAAFLLSIFALVDMIVRPATGLIGNTKWIRPRIQYFFSFSVAYNGVCHLLCPLLPGYWGLVTYAIIFGVAFGMVCSLLFEVLMDLVGAQRFSSAVGLVTIVECGPVLLGPPMSGLLVDILGDYKYMYYACGVFMLVPGIYFFFMHYYNYKKLDEERRQGVAAEMRTCEEAVQLKTSQDVAE